A window of the Polaribacter sp. HaHaR_3_91 genome harbors these coding sequences:
- a CDS encoding acylneuraminate cytidylyltransferase family protein: MRILGLIPARGGSKGVPGKNIKLLGKKTLLQYTSEIALASKYLSKVVLSSDDDAIIAIAKELGVEVPFKRPSNLAEDASPTLPVIKHALQFYKDKGEHFDAVCLLQVTSPFRTLEFLDEAINKFLKKGTDSLVSVQEVPHEYNPHWTFKMNDEGNLKITTGEKNIISRRQELPITYHRDGSVYLTKTNVIEEHNSLFGDSMAFMVTPKEDYVNIDTLKDWEKAESILNNK, from the coding sequence ATGAGAATTCTTGGTTTAATACCTGCAAGAGGCGGATCTAAAGGAGTTCCTGGTAAAAATATAAAATTACTAGGAAAAAAAACTTTACTGCAATATACTTCAGAAATCGCTTTGGCTTCTAAATATTTATCTAAAGTAGTTTTAAGTTCTGATGATGATGCTATTATAGCTATTGCAAAAGAATTAGGTGTTGAAGTACCTTTTAAAAGACCCTCAAACTTAGCTGAAGATGCATCACCTACTTTACCAGTAATAAAGCATGCATTGCAGTTTTATAAAGATAAAGGAGAACATTTTGATGCTGTATGTTTATTACAAGTAACAAGCCCTTTTAGAACATTAGAGTTCTTAGATGAAGCGATTAACAAATTTCTAAAAAAAGGAACAGATTCATTAGTATCAGTACAAGAAGTACCACATGAATACAACCCTCATTGGACATTTAAAATGAATGATGAAGGGAATTTAAAAATTACTACAGGAGAAAAAAACATTATTTCTAGAAGACAAGAATTACCAATAACATATCATAGAGACGGAAGTGTTTATTTAACAAAAACGAACGTTATTGAAGAGCATAATTCTTTATTCGGCGATAGTATGGCTTTTATGGTTACTCCTAAAGAAGATTATGTAAATATTGATACTTTAAAAGATTGGGAAAAAGCAGAAAGTATATTAAATAATAAATAG
- a CDS encoding O-antigen ligase family protein has product MIQYILNNKLKLIAIHILIGYLGTFPLFPKIYGLVCLIIPLIVIFSSNNRNEEAFLFASYMAGGEIFLRMIKGLFLYETGKYGVILFLVLGIFLGPFKQRFSIHYLFYILLLLLGIVFTQVPEGESLRTNIVFNLSGPIVLGVCALYFYYRPISKQQLLDALFFMLLPLFSMITFMYFRTPDLKEILFGGAALAETSGGFGPNQVATAVGLGILIIAIFLLLKEKLTGYIYLDSFFLIYFIYRGLLTFSRGGLFTAAIALILFAFFFILYKKMSVQVVFKYALILGFFLVAIWVYTSNITGGMLDNRFTGKNAAGIQKKDITTGRIDILAYQFINFFENPLGIGVGNGKYERMKSHERLTAASHNEVGRLVEEHGLIGFILLLLLLIVPLINFFKANNFQKAFIIAFYIMWFLTINHSAMRVALPGFIYALSLIRITEIENDLIDDE; this is encoded by the coding sequence TTGATTCAATATATATTAAATAATAAATTAAAACTTATAGCTATTCATATTCTTATAGGGTATTTAGGTACATTTCCTTTATTCCCGAAAATTTATGGATTGGTATGTCTTATTATTCCTTTAATAGTTATTTTTAGTTCGAATAATAGAAATGAAGAAGCTTTTTTATTTGCTTCTTATATGGCAGGAGGAGAAATCTTTTTAAGAATGATTAAAGGGCTTTTTCTTTATGAAACAGGTAAATACGGAGTAATACTGTTTTTAGTATTGGGAATCTTTTTAGGACCTTTTAAACAAAGGTTTTCTATCCATTATCTTTTTTATATTTTACTTTTATTATTGGGTATTGTTTTTACACAAGTACCAGAAGGAGAGTCTTTACGAACAAATATTGTGTTTAATTTAAGTGGTCCTATTGTATTAGGTGTCTGTGCTTTATATTTCTATTATAGACCTATAAGTAAACAACAATTACTAGATGCTTTGTTTTTTATGTTACTGCCTTTGTTTTCGATGATTACTTTTATGTATTTTAGAACTCCAGATTTAAAAGAAATTCTTTTTGGAGGGGCTGCGTTAGCTGAAACCTCAGGGGGATTTGGTCCTAATCAAGTTGCTACAGCTGTTGGACTTGGTATACTTATTATAGCTATTTTTTTACTATTGAAAGAGAAGCTAACAGGGTATATTTATTTAGATTCTTTTTTTTTAATTTACTTTATATACAGAGGTTTATTAACTTTTTCTAGAGGTGGACTTTTTACGGCAGCTATAGCTTTAATTTTGTTTGCGTTTTTTTTTATTTTATATAAAAAAATGAGTGTGCAGGTAGTGTTTAAATATGCGTTAATTCTTGGATTCTTTCTTGTCGCTATTTGGGTTTATACCTCTAATATAACTGGTGGAATGTTAGATAATAGATTTACAGGTAAAAATGCAGCTGGAATACAAAAAAAAGATATTACTACTGGTAGAATAGATATATTAGCTTATCAGTTTATAAATTTCTTTGAGAATCCTTTGGGTATTGGTGTAGGAAATGGTAAGTATGAAAGAATGAAATCTCATGAAAGACTTACGGCAGCCTCTCATAATGAGGTGGGGAGGTTAGTGGAAGAACATGGTCTAATTGGGTTTATTTTGTTACTATTATTATTAATTGTACCACTCATTAACTTTTTTAAAGCAAATAACTTTCAAAAAGCATTTATAATAGCATTTTATATAATGTGGTTTTTAACGATTAACCATTCGGCAATGAGAGTTGCTTTACCTGGTTTTATATATGCTTTAAGTTTGATAAGAATTACGGAGATAGAAAATGATTTGATAGATGATGAATAA
- a CDS encoding glycosyltransferase has product MSIKKKKVVIVFVNKSNYENYENSGVLKSLHDKYDLKIWYDGETRFPSIQLPSLDFNGKIEYLKYLKEKASLKYFDKTKKQRTHTYYRRFKRVQGFKNILKFKSILLFSNFFKSDKGISFLENKLNSYVEKTRFFKEATKILKEENPDILLITHQSTSITLGISLAANKIELPVLSSIHSWDNIVKGNKLVNADYYAVWSDYMKNELLDYYPNVKVDTIFTTGTPQFHDYNSNQKLIHKEDFFNEFKIPKAKFYICFSANFKAIGQDEPQYLEDLIVEVKKYNSINEENIHIIFRPHPTEGSNRFDALLKEKPKDVTRVIHQKESKFNASQVLFSTLYYTDAMVNVGSTMGLDATLLGKLAFYLDYTVKNSSPLFSIDEIYKLVHFKSLKEYNNAIYHLKSKNDFTEIFKRISAENKTAIVKQQKWAETIVKHPIEGFATNYMNVLNEII; this is encoded by the coding sequence ATGTCAATTAAAAAGAAAAAAGTAGTAATTGTTTTTGTAAATAAGTCTAATTATGAGAATTATGAAAACTCTGGCGTTTTAAAATCCTTACATGACAAATATGATTTAAAGATTTGGTATGATGGAGAAACTCGTTTTCCTTCAATTCAATTACCTTCTTTAGATTTTAATGGTAAAATTGAATATTTAAAGTATTTAAAAGAAAAAGCGAGTTTAAAGTATTTCGATAAAACGAAGAAACAACGTACACATACTTATTATAGGCGATTTAAAAGAGTACAAGGTTTTAAAAATATATTAAAATTTAAAAGCATTCTTTTATTTTCTAATTTTTTTAAATCAGATAAAGGAATTTCATTTTTAGAAAATAAACTGAATAGTTATGTGGAAAAAACACGTTTTTTTAAAGAAGCTACTAAAATTTTAAAAGAAGAAAATCCAGATATTTTATTAATAACGCATCAATCTACGAGCATAACTTTAGGTATTTCATTAGCAGCAAACAAGATAGAATTACCGGTATTAAGTTCTATTCATTCTTGGGATAATATTGTTAAAGGTAACAAACTAGTAAATGCAGATTATTATGCAGTTTGGAGTGATTACATGAAAAATGAATTGTTAGATTATTATCCTAATGTAAAAGTAGATACTATTTTTACAACTGGTACACCTCAATTTCATGATTATAATTCTAATCAGAAGTTAATACACAAAGAAGATTTTTTCAATGAATTTAAAATTCCAAAAGCTAAATTTTATATTTGTTTTTCGGCAAACTTTAAAGCTATTGGGCAAGATGAACCTCAATATTTAGAAGATTTAATTGTAGAAGTAAAAAAATACAATTCTATAAATGAAGAGAATATTCATATAATATTTAGACCTCACCCAACTGAAGGTTCTAATCGATTTGATGCTTTATTAAAAGAAAAGCCTAAAGATGTTACTAGAGTGATACATCAAAAAGAGTCTAAATTTAATGCTTCTCAAGTTTTATTTTCTACATTATATTATACAGATGCTATGGTTAATGTTGGCTCTACCATGGGGTTAGATGCAACTTTATTAGGTAAACTTGCTTTTTATTTAGATTATACGGTTAAAAATAGTTCTCCTTTATTTTCTATTGATGAAATTTATAAATTGGTTCATTTTAAAAGTTTAAAAGAATATAATAACGCAATTTATCATCTTAAAAGTAAGAATGACTTTACGGAAATTTTTAAAAGAATATCCGCAGAAAATAAAACAGCAATCGTAAAACAACAAAAATGGGCAGAAACTATTGTGAAGCATCCAATAGAAGGTTTTGCTACTAATTATATGAATGTATTAAATGAAATAATTTAA
- the neuC gene encoding UDP-N-acetylglucosamine 2-epimerase, with product MSKRKICVVVTARPSYSRIKTALTAIKNHPKLELQLVIAGSALLGRYGNAVDFIEKDGFHIDEKVFMVLEGENPTAMAKTTGLGVMELATVFYNLKPDAVITIADRFETIATSIAAAYQNIPLVHIQGGEVTGNIDEKVRHANTKLADIHLVASEDAKKRVIKLGESPDYVINTGCPSIDLAKEIKEKPLLDFNPIEKYGGVGTSLEWKEKGYIVVMQHPVTTEYKAAKSDVIKTLHAVAELDIPTFWFWPNVDAGSDGTSSGIRQFREINKPQNIHFFKNMEPHDFLRLLVNSKCLIGNSSVGIRECSYLGVPVVNLGSRQNRRERGDNVLDVTYEKDTIKDAILAQINNKNITSSAIYGDGSSGEKIADVLAEIPLLFHKTITY from the coding sequence ATGTCAAAGAGAAAAATTTGTGTTGTTGTAACTGCAAGACCATCTTACAGTAGAATTAAAACAGCACTTACAGCTATAAAAAATCATCCTAAATTAGAATTACAATTAGTTATTGCAGGTTCTGCTTTGTTAGGTAGATATGGTAATGCCGTAGATTTTATTGAAAAAGATGGTTTTCATATTGATGAAAAAGTGTTTATGGTTTTAGAGGGAGAAAACCCTACGGCCATGGCTAAAACTACTGGTTTAGGTGTTATGGAATTGGCAACGGTTTTCTATAATTTAAAACCAGATGCTGTAATTACTATTGCAGATCGGTTTGAAACGATTGCAACTTCTATTGCGGCTGCTTATCAAAATATACCTTTAGTACATATACAAGGGGGAGAGGTAACAGGTAATATTGATGAAAAAGTGAGACATGCAAATACCAAGTTAGCAGATATTCATTTGGTAGCATCAGAAGATGCAAAAAAGCGTGTCATAAAGTTAGGCGAAAGTCCAGATTATGTAATAAATACTGGTTGTCCATCTATAGATTTAGCAAAAGAAATTAAAGAAAAACCTTTATTAGATTTTAATCCAATAGAGAAATACGGAGGGGTAGGTACATCTTTAGAATGGAAAGAAAAAGGGTATATTGTTGTAATGCAACATCCGGTAACAACGGAATATAAAGCTGCAAAATCAGATGTTATAAAAACATTACATGCCGTTGCAGAATTAGATATTCCTACTTTTTGGTTTTGGCCAAATGTAGACGCAGGTTCAGACGGAACATCAAGCGGAATTAGACAATTTAGAGAAATAAATAAACCTCAAAATATTCATTTCTTTAAAAATATGGAACCTCATGATTTTTTAAGATTGTTAGTGAATTCTAAATGTTTAATAGGGAATTCTAGTGTTGGTATTAGAGAATGTTCTTATTTAGGAGTTCCTGTTGTTAACTTAGGAAGCCGTCAAAATAGAAGAGAAAGAGGAGATAATGTATTGGATGTAACTTATGAAAAAGACACTATAAAAGACGCTATATTAGCCCAAATTAATAATAAAAATATTACTTCTTCGGCAATTTATGGCGATGGTAGTTCAGGAGAAAAAATAGCAGACGTTTTAGCAGAAATCCCTTTATTATTTCATAAAACAATTACGTATTAA
- a CDS encoding glycosyltransferase, translating into MKFAIITHTLHKRKNEKLFAYEPYVREMNLWLENVSETRIVAPISEEKMKAIEVAYKGSNIHLKEIPSFNVLSLKTKLVSIFKIPFILIQIIKACFWADHIHLRCPGNVGLLGCFVQILFPSKPKTVKYAGNWDPKSKQPVSYRIQKWIISNTFLTKNCKVLVYGEWENQSKNIVPFFTASYVNDEIIEVPKKDFSSKINFIFVGAFTEGKQPLLSVKVIEKLLANNIKAQLNMYGHGGEFLKVQEYVEQNNLEDNIILHGNQSKEVVKKGFQKAHFLIFISKSEGWPKVVAEAMFWSCLPISSKVSCIESMLGSGTRGTIVESNVKENEIVTVIENYIKNKDGYQKQVLEAKKWSQQYTLEKFSSEIKKILLNA; encoded by the coding sequence ATGAAGTTTGCGATTATAACACATACTTTACATAAAAGGAAGAATGAAAAACTCTTTGCTTACGAACCTTATGTTCGTGAAATGAATCTTTGGCTAGAAAATGTTTCTGAAACTAGAATAGTAGCCCCTATATCCGAAGAAAAAATGAAAGCTATTGAAGTAGCTTATAAAGGAAGTAATATTCATTTAAAGGAAATTCCTAGTTTTAATGTATTGTCTTTAAAAACTAAATTAGTTTCTATATTTAAAATTCCGTTCATTTTAATTCAAATTATAAAGGCTTGTTTTTGGGCAGATCACATTCATTTACGTTGCCCTGGTAATGTAGGTTTATTAGGTTGTTTTGTGCAAATTTTATTCCCTTCTAAACCCAAAACGGTAAAATATGCAGGTAATTGGGATCCTAAAAGTAAACAACCAGTAAGTTATCGAATTCAAAAATGGATAATTTCAAATACTTTTTTAACTAAAAATTGTAAAGTTTTGGTGTATGGAGAATGGGAGAATCAATCAAAGAATATTGTTCCATTTTTTACAGCATCTTATGTGAATGATGAAATTATAGAAGTACCTAAAAAAGATTTTTCTTCTAAAATTAATTTTATCTTTGTTGGTGCTTTTACAGAGGGAAAACAACCGTTGTTAAGCGTTAAAGTTATAGAAAAACTTTTAGCAAATAATATAAAAGCACAGTTAAATATGTATGGTCATGGGGGAGAGTTTTTAAAAGTTCAAGAATATGTTGAACAAAATAATCTCGAAGACAATATTATTTTACATGGCAATCAATCTAAAGAAGTCGTTAAAAAAGGGTTTCAAAAAGCGCATTTTTTAATTTTCATTTCTAAATCTGAAGGTTGGCCAAAAGTAGTTGCAGAAGCCATGTTTTGGAGCTGCTTACCTATTTCATCTAAAGTTTCTTGTATTGAGAGTATGTTAGGTTCTGGAACTAGAGGAACCATAGTAGAAAGTAATGTAAAAGAAAATGAAATTGTGACTGTTATTGAAAACTATATCAAAAACAAAGATGGCTATCAAAAACAAGTTTTAGAAGCTAAAAAATGGTCGCAACAATATACTTTAGAAAAATTTTCATCAGAAATAAAAAAAATACTTTTAAATGCATAA
- a CDS encoding glycosyltransferase, with product MHKIGVIQLIDSLDAGGAEVLAVNIVNALGDEGINSHLCTTRKEGVLKNNFKENIGFLFLERKKSIDFSAIIRFKKYLKKNNIGIIHAHTTSYFFAFCVKIIYPKVKIIWHNHTGNYVNLKGFKFFIIKFMSLFFDGIINVNEELNIWAKNELKHKKSIKLDNFPQFINKNKTTQLLGKENKRIVILASLREVKDHLNLLESFNKIHSKYTDWTIHIIGKDFNDNYSKKIKQFILEKSLENSVFLYGLCLDIENILNQATIGALSSKSEGLPVSLLEYGLAKLPVVVTNVGECNKVIENGKSGIVVDKENSLELAEALEEYILSGDKRNIYGELHHKNVQIKYSQKHFITQLIKIYTL from the coding sequence ATGCATAAAATAGGAGTTATACAGCTTATAGATTCTTTAGATGCAGGTGGAGCAGAAGTGTTAGCTGTTAATATTGTAAACGCTCTTGGTGATGAAGGTATAAATTCACATTTATGTACAACAAGAAAAGAAGGAGTTTTAAAAAATAATTTCAAAGAAAATATAGGGTTTTTATTTTTAGAAAGAAAAAAAAGTATCGATTTTTCTGCAATTATTAGATTTAAGAAGTATTTAAAGAAAAATAATATTGGTATTATTCATGCTCATACTACATCTTATTTTTTTGCCTTTTGTGTAAAGATTATCTATCCTAAAGTAAAAATAATTTGGCATAACCACACCGGTAATTATGTGAATTTAAAAGGATTTAAATTTTTTATAATTAAGTTTATGAGTCTTTTTTTTGACGGAATTATTAACGTTAATGAAGAACTTAATATTTGGGCAAAAAACGAACTAAAACATAAAAAATCAATAAAATTAGATAATTTTCCTCAATTTATAAATAAAAATAAAACAACACAGTTACTTGGGAAAGAAAATAAAAGAATTGTAATTTTGGCTTCTTTGAGAGAAGTTAAAGATCATCTAAACCTTTTAGAATCATTTAATAAAATACATAGTAAATACACCGACTGGACCATACATATTATAGGTAAGGATTTTAATGACAATTATTCAAAAAAAATAAAACAATTTATTTTAGAAAAAAGTTTAGAGAATTCTGTTTTTTTATATGGTTTGTGTTTAGATATAGAAAACATACTTAACCAAGCTACAATTGGGGCTTTGTCCTCTAAGTCAGAAGGTTTACCAGTTTCTTTATTAGAATATGGATTGGCGAAACTACCTGTAGTGGTAACTAATGTAGGCGAATGTAATAAGGTGATAGAAAACGGAAAATCTGGTATCGTTGTAGACAAAGAAAATAGTTTAGAATTGGCAGAAGCCTTAGAAGAATATATTCTTTCAGGAGATAAAAGAAATATTTATGGAGAATTACATCATAAAAATGTGCAAATAAAATACTCACAAAAACATTTTATTACACAATTAATAAAAATATATACTTTATAA
- a CDS encoding glycosyltransferase family 4 protein, producing the protein MHIAFITPEYPHPNFKGSIGGIGTFTKNLADELVKKGERVTVFVHSQNKAEVYNENGIEIHFVIKKRVKGITWYTNRRVFNKYVNKIILKNKIEVIEAPEWTGFTAFMNFKCPLLIRLHGSDTYFCDLENRPVKKKNKFFEKAALNGADRIIGVSSFVGLKTKELFGVKKEIDTIYNAISSCGFNPNHQQIKAKSLLYFGTLIRKKGVLEIAKMFNELVVVDEEVTLVLLGKDNKDIFTRASTLSMIEDVLSEKAKQKVSYVEAVPYNQVINYIQQAEVVLLPSFAEAFPMTWLEAMSMEKKLITSNIGWAKELMIDGVTGFMIDPTNTEDFKNKTLTLLNNPEEADKMARNARQRIVDVFDMNKIIIENIKLYNHIKL; encoded by the coding sequence ATGCATATTGCTTTTATTACTCCAGAATACCCACACCCCAACTTTAAAGGAAGTATTGGCGGAATTGGGACGTTTACAAAAAACTTAGCAGATGAATTGGTTAAAAAAGGAGAAAGAGTCACCGTTTTTGTTCATAGCCAAAATAAAGCTGAGGTTTATAACGAAAATGGAATTGAAATTCATTTTGTTATTAAAAAAAGGGTAAAAGGAATTACTTGGTATACAAATAGAAGGGTTTTTAATAAGTATGTAAATAAAATTATTTTAAAAAATAAGATAGAGGTAATTGAAGCTCCCGAATGGACAGGTTTTACTGCGTTTATGAATTTTAAGTGCCCATTGCTAATACGTTTGCATGGATCTGATACTTATTTTTGTGATTTAGAAAATAGACCTGTTAAAAAGAAGAATAAGTTTTTTGAAAAAGCAGCACTTAATGGAGCTGATAGAATTATTGGGGTAAGCAGTTTTGTTGGTTTAAAAACAAAAGAATTGTTTGGTGTTAAGAAAGAAATAGATACAATTTACAATGCTATTTCTTCTTGTGGGTTTAATCCCAATCATCAACAGATAAAAGCAAAGTCACTCTTGTATTTTGGTACTCTTATTCGTAAAAAAGGAGTGTTAGAAATAGCCAAAATGTTTAATGAATTAGTAGTAGTAGATGAGGAGGTTACTCTTGTTTTGTTAGGGAAAGATAATAAAGATATATTTACAAGAGCTTCTACTTTAAGTATGATAGAAGATGTTCTTTCAGAAAAAGCAAAACAAAAAGTAAGCTATGTAGAAGCTGTTCCTTATAACCAAGTAATAAATTATATACAACAAGCAGAAGTGGTTTTGTTACCTAGTTTTGCAGAGGCTTTTCCTATGACTTGGTTAGAAGCCATGTCTATGGAAAAAAAGCTAATAACCTCTAATATAGGTTGGGCTAAAGAATTAATGATTGATGGAGTTACTGGTTTTATGATTGATCCTACAAATACAGAAGATTTTAAAAATAAGACTTTAACTTTACTAAATAATCCTGAAGAAGCGGATAAAATGGCTAGAAATGCGAGACAAAGAATTGTAGATGTATTTGATATGAATAAGATAATAATAGAGAATATTAAACTGTATAATCATATTAAACTTTAA
- a CDS encoding N-acetylneuraminate synthase family protein, which produces MKETFIIAEIAQAHDGSLGLAHSYIDAVAKTGCNAIKFQTHIAEAESSLEEPFRVNFSFEDKTRYDYWKRMEFTLEQWKEIKAHCDKVGLEFISSPFSNTAVDLLEEVGVNRYKIGSGEVNNFVLLEKIIQTGKPIIISSGMSSFEELDKTVAFLKNRNANYSILQCTTAYPTKPSQFGFNVLKELKERYNVVVGFSDHSSSIEASIAAVALGADILEFHVVFNKEMFGPDAKASLNFKETKKLVKAVRNIKKALNNPIDKNDNSNFKELKQIFEKSLAINKDLTEGHVIKFSDLEAKKPKGFGILASDYQRIIGKELNKDLNKWDFLTFKDLKE; this is translated from the coding sequence ATGAAAGAGACATTTATAATTGCAGAAATTGCACAAGCACATGATGGAAGTTTAGGTTTAGCACATTCTTATATAGATGCTGTAGCTAAAACAGGTTGTAATGCCATAAAATTTCAAACACATATTGCAGAAGCAGAAAGTAGTTTAGAGGAACCTTTTCGTGTAAATTTTTCTTTTGAAGATAAAACGCGTTATGATTATTGGAAAAGAATGGAATTTACTTTAGAACAGTGGAAAGAAATAAAAGCCCATTGTGATAAAGTTGGTTTAGAATTTATCAGTTCTCCGTTTAGTAATACTGCAGTAGATTTGTTAGAAGAAGTGGGCGTAAATCGTTATAAGATAGGTTCTGGAGAGGTTAATAACTTTGTTTTATTAGAGAAAATTATTCAGACTGGTAAGCCTATCATAATTTCTTCTGGAATGAGTTCTTTTGAAGAGTTAGACAAAACCGTTGCATTCTTAAAAAATAGAAATGCTAATTATTCTATTTTACAATGTACAACTGCTTACCCAACAAAACCATCGCAATTTGGTTTTAATGTACTTAAAGAATTAAAAGAAAGATACAATGTTGTTGTTGGTTTTTCTGATCATTCCTCTTCAATTGAAGCAAGTATTGCAGCGGTTGCTTTAGGTGCCGATATTTTAGAATTTCATGTTGTTTTTAATAAGGAAATGTTTGGGCCAGACGCCAAAGCTTCTTTAAACTTTAAGGAAACTAAAAAGTTAGTAAAAGCAGTAAGAAATATCAAAAAGGCTTTAAATAATCCTATCGATAAAAACGATAATTCTAATTTTAAAGAATTAAAACAGATTTTCGAAAAATCTTTGGCAATTAATAAAGATTTAACTGAAGGACACGTTATAAAATTTTCAGATCTTGAAGCAAAAAAACCAAAGGGATTTGGTATTTTAGCCAGCGATTATCAGCGTATAATTGGTAAAGAGTTAAACAAAGATCTAAATAAATGGGACTTTTTAACTTTTAAAGATTTAAAAGAATAA
- a CDS encoding glycosyltransferase family 2 protein, which produces MKFSLIICTYMRPEAIIKLLKSVEKQELYPNEILIIDGSTDDKTTIVLKENKFKNLNYFKVDDANRGLTKQRNFGIDRVSENIEVVCFLDDDIILEEPYFKNLMDTYKVYPAAGGVGGYILNEVKWRGLNKGDKPSFKEYEIDGYVRDLGSRNVLRKRLGLLSDKAPCLMPEFSNGFSVGSLPPNNKIYNAEYFMGGVSSFKKEVVDTIKFSEYFEGYGLYEDLEYCLRVSKTYNLYVNTSATLHHYHEDGGRPNKYSYGKMVIRNGWYVWRTKFPKPSLKARLKWNATVLLLMTIRFSNCLKGNKKKEAFTEALGRKMGWISLIFNKPLKV; this is translated from the coding sequence ATGAAATTTAGTTTAATTATTTGCACCTACATGCGTCCAGAAGCAATTATAAAGTTGCTGAAATCTGTAGAAAAACAAGAATTGTATCCTAATGAGATTTTAATTATTGATGGTTCTACAGATGATAAAACAACCATTGTTTTAAAGGAAAATAAGTTTAAAAACCTTAACTATTTTAAAGTTGATGATGCAAATAGGGGATTAACAAAACAACGTAATTTTGGTATTGATAGAGTATCAGAAAATATAGAAGTTGTTTGTTTTTTAGATGATGATATTATTTTAGAAGAACCGTATTTTAAAAATTTAATGGATACATATAAAGTATATCCAGCAGCTGGTGGAGTTGGAGGTTATATTTTAAATGAAGTTAAATGGAGGGGTTTAAACAAAGGTGATAAGCCAAGTTTTAAAGAGTATGAAATTGATGGTTATGTTAGAGATTTAGGAAGTAGAAATGTTTTACGAAAACGATTAGGATTATTATCTGATAAAGCACCTTGTTTAATGCCAGAATTTTCAAACGGATTTTCTGTAGGAAGTTTACCTCCAAACAATAAAATCTATAATGCAGAATATTTTATGGGAGGCGTTTCTTCCTTTAAAAAGGAAGTGGTAGATACCATAAAATTCTCAGAATATTTTGAAGGCTATGGTTTGTATGAAGATTTAGAATATTGTTTAAGGGTTTCTAAAACCTATAATTTATATGTAAATACATCAGCTACTTTGCATCATTATCATGAAGACGGAGGAAGGCCCAATAAGTATTCTTACGGAAAAATGGTAATTAGAAATGGGTGGTATGTTTGGCGAACAAAATTTCCTAAGCCATCTTTAAAAGCAAGATTAAAATGGAATGCTACTGTATTGCTATTAATGACAATTCGTTTTTCTAATTGCTTAAAAGGAAATAAGAAAAAAGAAGCATTTACAGAAGCTTTGGGTAGAAAAATGGGGTGGATTAGTTTAATTTTTAACAAACCATTAAAAGTATGA